Proteins found in one Nocardia brasiliensis ATCC 700358 genomic segment:
- a CDS encoding helix-turn-helix transcriptional regulator — protein MPTTVRVLRLLAMLQDRAHTGRELAERLQITDRTLRHDIQRLRELGYPVQAQRGSVGGYRLGRGTTMPPLLLDDDEAVAVAVAVGLAEDGATGIADIGDHVTRALAKLDQILPKRLQRKVTALREATAIGPATTGSREPDAPVPAAVLTTLASAIRDGATVVVEQDEQSGEIEPYRLINWQRRWYLVAYLLETHSWSAIPVARVRRASTGSRRFAARGLPDDDLVAFVMRHIATTGWQVQARVTVLASAETVIARINPAVGVVEAVDEHTCVLLTGADALETIAIYLSMLMMDFRVEEPPELVAHIRTLARRYTAAVPPD, from the coding sequence ATGCCGACCACAGTGCGGGTATTGCGTTTGCTGGCCATGCTCCAAGATCGCGCGCACACCGGGCGGGAACTGGCCGAGCGCTTGCAGATCACCGATCGCACACTGCGCCACGACATCCAGCGCCTGCGCGAACTGGGCTATCCGGTGCAGGCGCAACGCGGGTCGGTGGGCGGCTACCGGCTCGGTCGCGGCACCACGATGCCGCCGCTGCTGCTCGACGACGACGAGGCGGTGGCGGTCGCGGTGGCCGTCGGCCTCGCCGAGGACGGCGCCACCGGCATCGCGGATATCGGCGACCACGTCACGCGGGCGCTCGCCAAACTGGACCAGATCCTGCCGAAACGCTTGCAGCGCAAGGTGACCGCGCTCCGCGAGGCCACCGCGATCGGCCCGGCCACCACCGGCTCACGCGAGCCCGACGCGCCGGTTCCCGCCGCGGTGCTGACCACGCTGGCCAGTGCGATCCGCGACGGCGCCACCGTCGTCGTGGAACAGGACGAACAGTCCGGGGAAATCGAGCCCTATCGGCTGATCAATTGGCAGCGCCGCTGGTACCTCGTCGCCTATCTGCTCGAAACCCATTCCTGGAGCGCGATTCCCGTCGCCAGGGTGCGGCGCGCGAGCACCGGCAGCCGTCGGTTCGCGGCCCGCGGACTGCCCGACGACGACCTGGTCGCGTTCGTGATGCGGCATATCGCGACCACCGGCTGGCAGGTGCAGGCCCGGGTGACGGTGCTCGCCTCCGCCGAAACCGTCATCGCCAGAATCAATCCCGCGGTCGGCGTGGTCGAGGCCGTCGACGAGCACACCTGCGTGCTGCTGACCGGGGCCGACGCGCTGGAAACCATCGCCATCTACCTCAGCATGCTGATGATGGACTTCCGCGTCGAGGAACCGCCGGAGCTGGTCGCGCACATCCGCACCCTCGCCCGCCGCTACACCGCGGCCGTTCCGCCGGACTGA
- a CDS encoding MFS transporter — translation MSVAADASSTVSDTDDRRRPAPAVLIATLGMVGVVVSLMQTLVIPIIPSLPTLLDTSAANASWVVTATLLAGAVATPISGRLGDMFGKRRVLFANLLLLVAGSVVCATFSSLVPEIVGRSLQGAAVGAIPLGISIMRDELPAEKVGSAMAIMSATLGVGGALGLPLAAAIAQNADWHMLFWTAAGLGVICAALVFVFVPESPVRTPAKFDFGGALGLSIALLALLIPITKGADWGWASAPTLILFAVSVVVFLGWGAFELRQRSPLVDLRVSARPRVLFTNLASIAVGFALYGMSLTFPQLLMAPEQTGYGFGLTMVNAGLALAPTGFVMMLLSPVSARLSAARGPKITLALGAAVIAAGYLCAVVLMNSVWEIMVASMIVAAGVGLAYAAMPALIMGAVPITETAAANGLNSLMRSVGTSTSSAVMSVVLAHMTMQLGPHVLPSRDGFHTTFLIATAAAIVAIVLTALIPMRRAADAATKVGHA, via the coding sequence GTGAGTGTTGCTGCCGACGCGTCTTCGACCGTCTCCGATACCGACGACCGACGGCGTCCGGCGCCGGCCGTGCTGATCGCAACCCTCGGCATGGTCGGTGTCGTCGTCTCGCTCATGCAGACGCTGGTCATCCCGATCATCCCGTCGTTGCCCACGCTGCTGGACACCTCGGCGGCCAACGCCTCGTGGGTGGTCACCGCGACCCTGCTGGCCGGCGCGGTGGCGACGCCGATCAGCGGTCGGCTCGGCGACATGTTCGGCAAGCGCCGCGTGCTGTTCGCCAACCTGCTGCTGCTGGTCGCGGGTTCGGTCGTGTGCGCGACGTTCTCCTCGCTGGTCCCCGAGATCGTCGGGCGCTCGCTGCAGGGCGCGGCGGTCGGTGCGATCCCGCTGGGCATCAGCATCATGCGCGACGAACTGCCCGCCGAGAAGGTCGGTTCGGCCATGGCGATCATGAGCGCCACCCTCGGTGTCGGCGGCGCCCTCGGCCTGCCGCTGGCCGCGGCCATCGCGCAGAACGCCGACTGGCACATGCTGTTCTGGACCGCCGCCGGGCTCGGTGTCATCTGTGCCGCACTGGTTTTCGTCTTCGTGCCGGAGTCGCCGGTGCGCACCCCGGCCAAATTCGACTTCGGTGGCGCGCTCGGTCTGTCGATCGCGTTGCTGGCGTTGCTCATTCCGATCACCAAGGGTGCGGACTGGGGTTGGGCGAGCGCGCCGACGCTGATCCTGTTCGCGGTGTCGGTGGTGGTGTTCCTCGGCTGGGGCGCGTTCGAACTCCGGCAGCGTTCGCCGCTGGTCGACTTGCGGGTCTCGGCGCGGCCGCGGGTGCTGTTCACCAACCTGGCCTCGATCGCCGTGGGCTTCGCGCTCTACGGCATGTCGCTGACCTTCCCCCAGCTGCTGATGGCGCCGGAGCAGACCGGCTACGGCTTCGGCCTGACCATGGTCAACGCCGGATTGGCGTTGGCGCCCACCGGTTTCGTGATGATGCTGCTCTCGCCGGTGTCGGCGCGACTGTCCGCGGCCCGCGGCCCGAAGATCACCCTCGCGCTGGGCGCTGCGGTGATCGCGGCGGGCTACCTGTGCGCCGTGGTGCTGATGAACAGTGTCTGGGAGATCATGGTCGCGTCGATGATCGTCGCGGCGGGCGTCGGCCTGGCCTACGCCGCGATGCCCGCGCTGATCATGGGCGCGGTGCCGATCACCGAGACCGCGGCGGCGAACGGCCTGAACTCGCTGATGCGCTCGGTCGGCACCTCCACCTCCTCGGCCGTGATGAGCGTGGTGCTGGCGCATATGACCATGCAACTCGGCCCGCACGTGCTGCCCTCGCGCGACGGCTTCCACACCACCTTCCTCATCGCGACTGCGGCGGCCATCGTGGCCATCGTGCTCACCGCGTTGATCCCGATGCGCCGGGCCGCCGACGCGGCCACCAAGGTCGGGCACGCCTGA
- a CDS encoding MarR family winged helix-turn-helix transcriptional regulator — translation MSDSGSADAAALPRLVYELTLLARHFPASLLRRPGFQLDRSAFLILTRLECDDPLSLRELSEAFQLDISTINRQVAAMLKQGLVDRVPDPEGGIARKIRASTKGLEALASDRRQSHDGIGAVVADWPGTDIDQLGKLIARFNQSVEHLEDNPWPRPPEVR, via the coding sequence ATGTCCGATTCCGGTTCAGCCGACGCCGCCGCGCTCCCCCGCCTGGTCTACGAGCTGACCCTGCTCGCCCGGCACTTCCCCGCGTCGCTGCTGCGCAGACCGGGTTTCCAGCTCGATCGCTCGGCCTTCCTCATCCTGACCAGGCTGGAATGCGACGATCCGCTGAGCCTGCGCGAGTTGTCCGAGGCCTTCCAGCTCGACATCTCCACGATCAACCGCCAGGTCGCCGCGATGCTCAAGCAAGGACTCGTCGACCGCGTGCCCGACCCCGAGGGCGGTATCGCCCGCAAGATCCGGGCCAGCACCAAGGGACTGGAAGCGCTGGCCTCCGATCGCAGGCAGAGCCACGACGGTATCGGAGCCGTGGTCGCGGACTGGCCCGGCACCGATATCGACCAGCTCGGCAAACTCATCGCCCGCTTCAACCAGTCCGTCGAGCACCTCGAAGACAACCCTTGGCCCCGCCCTCCCGAGGTGCGCTGA
- a CDS encoding NAD(P)H-binding protein has translation MILVTGATGTVGRALIEQLLAAGEQVRAVTRRPESARLPAAVEVVRADLGDATAVAAAMRDVDRVFLLSTGPAIPEHDAVVAAAAATAGVTRLVKLSSGRAGDETATDPIPAWHRAGEAAVRASGVAWTVLRPLGFMSNALHWAGTIRAHDAVHAPYGQGRIAVIDPRDIAAVAAAALTTDAHVGQIYTLSGPQALSPGEQTTIIGEILGRTLEFREVAPEQARRSLLDHGVPAELADAIMALRATALASFTSVVHDSVERITGVPPRTFRQWATDHAAEFQLGAA, from the coding sequence ATGATTCTCGTTACCGGTGCCACGGGAACGGTCGGCCGGGCCCTGATCGAGCAGCTACTCGCCGCAGGTGAACAGGTGCGCGCGGTCACCAGACGGCCGGAGTCCGCCCGGTTGCCCGCCGCCGTCGAGGTGGTCCGTGCCGATCTGGGCGACGCGACCGCGGTGGCCGCCGCCATGCGAGACGTCGACCGCGTCTTCCTGCTGTCCACCGGACCCGCGATTCCCGAGCACGACGCCGTGGTCGCCGCAGCGGCGGCCACCGCGGGGGTCACCCGCCTGGTGAAGCTGTCGTCGGGTCGTGCCGGTGACGAGACGGCCACCGATCCCATCCCCGCCTGGCATCGTGCCGGGGAAGCGGCGGTGCGGGCGTCCGGCGTGGCGTGGACCGTCCTCCGTCCGCTGGGCTTCATGTCCAACGCACTGCACTGGGCGGGCACGATCCGCGCACACGACGCCGTGCACGCGCCCTACGGCCAGGGCCGCATCGCCGTCATCGATCCACGCGATATCGCAGCCGTCGCCGCGGCCGCCCTGACCACCGACGCGCACGTGGGGCAGATCTACACCCTCAGTGGGCCCCAAGCGCTTTCGCCCGGCGAGCAGACCACGATCATCGGCGAGATCCTCGGCCGGACGCTCGAATTCCGGGAGGTCGCGCCGGAGCAGGCGCGGCGGTCTCTGCTCGACCACGGCGTGCCTGCCGAGCTGGCGGACGCGATCATGGCGCTGCGCGCCACCGCGCTGGCGTCGTTCACCTCCGTCGTGCACGACAGCGTCGAGCGGATCACCGGGGTGCCGCCGCGCACCTTCCGGCAGTGGGCCACCGACCACGCGGCCGAATTCCAGCTCGGCGCGGCCTGA
- a CDS encoding AraC family transcriptional regulator, with protein MAAGEWVTYRRMPDRPVEVMQAHFERHVYHLHSHETYSFGLTRFGAQSFDCRGASRVSAAGMVMAFNPDEPHDGHSTTELGFTYSIVHIGTELITDLLTEQSARPTGLPLFADPVLDDPLLSRALSRLHASLWQPGSELVADEALGATVAALVRRGARRPLVRSGTGGGGVGVDIARRVRAVLDDRYLEPLSMDDLAEATECSRFALYRAFRANYGLAPSDYQRLLRLRAARRSIAAGRPVAAAAVAAGFADQAHLTRWFRRCYGITPGVYLSAAS; from the coding sequence GTGGCGGCGGGTGAATGGGTGACGTACCGGCGGATGCCGGACCGTCCGGTCGAGGTGATGCAGGCGCATTTCGAGCGACACGTCTATCACCTGCACAGCCACGAGACGTACTCGTTCGGGCTCACCAGGTTCGGTGCGCAGAGCTTCGATTGCCGGGGCGCGTCCCGGGTCAGCGCGGCGGGCATGGTGATGGCGTTCAACCCCGACGAGCCGCACGACGGGCACAGCACCACCGAGCTGGGTTTCACCTATTCGATCGTGCACATCGGCACCGAGTTGATCACCGATCTGCTGACCGAACAGTCCGCGCGGCCGACCGGTCTGCCGCTGTTCGCCGATCCGGTACTGGACGATCCGCTGCTGTCCCGGGCGCTGTCCAGATTGCACGCGAGCCTCTGGCAGCCCGGCAGCGAGCTGGTGGCGGACGAGGCGCTCGGTGCGACGGTCGCCGCGCTGGTGCGTCGTGGCGCGCGACGGCCGCTGGTGCGGTCGGGCACCGGCGGGGGCGGGGTAGGCGTGGACATCGCCCGCCGGGTGCGGGCCGTGCTCGACGACCGCTATCTCGAGCCGCTGTCCATGGACGATCTCGCCGAGGCGACCGAGTGCAGCCGGTTCGCCCTGTACCGGGCGTTCCGCGCCAATTACGGTCTGGCACCGAGTGATTACCAGCGGCTGCTCCGCTTGCGTGCCGCGCGCCGCTCGATCGCGGCGGGCCGCCCGGTCGCCGCGGCGGCCGTCGCCGCGGGCTTCGCCGACCAGGCGCATCTCACCCGTTGGTTCCGGCGGTGCTACGGCATCACCCCCGGCGTCTACCTGAGCGCCGCGAGCTGA
- a CDS encoding DMT family transporter → MRIRLMLVLVMALWGSAFASSKLAVHDVPHEVAGFLRFLIGSLVLIVVLRPARLPAAEFTRIAGLGLIGVFGYNLFFFLGLSLAPAADGSVIVPMTAPVLTFAVLSALGRTRLSRSGALGLTVAVVGGVVFFLGIPAAGGQRLFGDLAFVAAAACWAGYTMLGAPILARHAAPTVTVYATAAGTAVLGLLAAPVLPAVAWSELSPGFWLNQAYLGILPTALAYVLYYRAVGQVGPATASTAMFLVPAFGLACAWVLLGETIAPVQAVGAAAMLVGAWLSTRKATPPAATPTLNQDETLSPAT, encoded by the coding sequence GTGCGTATTCGATTGATGCTCGTACTGGTCATGGCGCTGTGGGGCAGCGCGTTCGCCTCGTCGAAACTGGCGGTGCACGACGTGCCGCACGAGGTGGCGGGGTTTCTGCGGTTTCTGATCGGCAGTCTGGTGCTGATCGTCGTGTTGCGTCCGGCGCGGTTGCCCGCGGCGGAGTTCACCCGCATCGCGGGGCTCGGGCTGATCGGCGTCTTCGGCTACAACCTCTTCTTCTTCCTGGGCCTGTCGCTGGCGCCCGCGGCGGACGGCAGCGTGATCGTGCCGATGACGGCGCCGGTGCTCACCTTCGCGGTGCTGAGCGCGCTCGGCCGCACTCGGCTGTCCCGGTCCGGCGCGCTGGGTCTGACCGTGGCGGTAGTCGGCGGGGTGGTGTTCTTCCTGGGCATCCCGGCCGCCGGCGGGCAGCGCCTGTTCGGCGATCTCGCCTTCGTCGCCGCGGCCGCCTGCTGGGCCGGCTACACCATGCTGGGTGCGCCGATTCTGGCCAGACATGCCGCGCCCACCGTCACCGTCTACGCCACCGCCGCGGGCACCGCGGTGCTCGGCCTGCTCGCCGCGCCCGTCCTGCCCGCCGTCGCGTGGTCGGAGCTGAGCCCCGGATTCTGGCTCAACCAGGCCTATCTCGGCATACTGCCGACCGCCCTCGCCTACGTGCTCTACTACCGCGCCGTCGGACAGGTCGGTCCGGCCACCGCGTCCACGGCGATGTTCCTGGTGCCGGCCTTCGGCTTGGCCTGCGCATGGGTCCTGCTCGGCGAGACGATCGCTCCGGTGCAGGCGGTGGGCGCGGCGGCGATGCTCGTCGGCGCCTGGCTGAGCACCCGTAAAGCCACGCCCCCGGCCGCGACGCCGACGTTGAACCAGGACGAGACCCTGTCCCCGGCAACGTGA
- a CDS encoding lipase: MSGGKWDLRGIAWWLPGLAVLLAGALLYSPFGVSLTAGRVVVAVAMVALGASAAWRWWWARRVPAEPETGTLTPVRKPDPQADAQTRHRARRGRALAVEALVAAGFAVAGVAALSMPVSLAFVWAGTFFVTLGVCGLVAGAQRDDVLVSSPALAGWQVLAGLVLATLPYRTGLDFTAWTILALLVTGAAMVVRGARLTAPLPRASTLRWWRPVSVGVQLIVLAGALGWYGTIVTQAARQQDEQGRLAAFYAVPQGLSPAAPGTVIRSAPLPLPGVRGQGWRVLYWSQDGQGRPTVSSGVVIAPLGQAANRPILNYTHGTVSLGADCAPSRQADFASTMRPWLDGALDRGWVVAASDYAGAAGTGDGEHYLVTADQGRDAVNAARAARNLPGTGAGTDMVIYGVSQGGLISLAAAALTPGYAPELHLVADAANAAASDIAGILQARPPQLVDGWAVVPFLTTQFPKVYPNLDPNALLTPQAALRNREIAAAGCAATPFSALLPRLTALPGMGDYFKGDPLADPAWRKAFEENRAPDMPPGIPVYLAHGLDDELVPAKFTAALAQRYCAAGIDVTTQWNPGVGHDNDNEKAVAPKVLDWFSARLAGQSPPGTCGQALPAGLAEH, from the coding sequence GTGAGCGGTGGCAAATGGGACCTGCGCGGCATCGCCTGGTGGCTGCCCGGGCTGGCCGTGCTGCTGGCGGGTGCGCTGCTGTACTCGCCCTTCGGCGTCTCGCTGACCGCGGGGCGCGTGGTCGTCGCCGTCGCCATGGTGGCGCTGGGCGCGTCGGCGGCATGGCGTTGGTGGTGGGCGCGGCGGGTACCGGCGGAACCGGAGACGGGCACGCTGACACCGGTGCGCAAGCCGGATCCGCAGGCCGACGCGCAGACCCGTCACCGGGCCCGCCGCGGCCGTGCGCTGGCGGTCGAAGCACTGGTGGCCGCAGGTTTCGCCGTAGCCGGTGTCGCCGCGCTCTCGATGCCGGTATCGCTGGCTTTCGTATGGGCGGGAACATTCTTCGTCACGCTCGGGGTCTGCGGGCTGGTCGCCGGCGCACAACGTGACGATGTGCTGGTCTCGTCTCCCGCCCTGGCCGGGTGGCAGGTGCTCGCCGGGTTGGTCCTCGCGACATTGCCCTATCGGACGGGGCTCGACTTCACCGCGTGGACGATTCTCGCGCTGCTGGTCACCGGTGCGGCGATGGTGGTGCGCGGCGCGCGCTTGACCGCTCCGCTACCTCGGGCGAGCACACTGCGCTGGTGGCGTCCGGTGTCGGTCGGCGTGCAGTTGATCGTGCTCGCGGGTGCCCTCGGCTGGTACGGCACGATCGTCACCCAGGCCGCGCGGCAGCAGGACGAGCAGGGGCGGCTGGCCGCGTTCTACGCAGTGCCGCAAGGACTTTCCCCCGCCGCTCCCGGCACGGTGATTCGTTCCGCGCCGCTGCCGCTGCCCGGTGTGCGCGGGCAGGGCTGGCGCGTCCTGTACTGGTCCCAAGACGGCCAGGGACGGCCGACGGTCTCTTCCGGCGTGGTCATCGCACCGCTCGGGCAGGCCGCGAACCGGCCCATCCTCAACTACACGCACGGCACCGTCAGTCTCGGCGCCGACTGCGCGCCGAGCCGGCAAGCCGATTTCGCCTCGACCATGCGGCCGTGGCTCGACGGCGCGCTCGACCGCGGCTGGGTGGTCGCCGCCAGCGACTACGCGGGCGCGGCGGGCACCGGCGACGGCGAGCACTACCTGGTCACCGCCGATCAAGGGCGCGACGCCGTGAACGCCGCCCGCGCCGCCCGCAACCTGCCCGGCACCGGCGCCGGCACCGACATGGTCATCTACGGAGTCTCCCAGGGCGGCCTCATCTCTTTGGCCGCAGCCGCGTTGACGCCCGGCTACGCGCCCGAACTGCACCTGGTCGCCGACGCCGCGAACGCCGCCGCCTCGGATATCGCAGGCATCCTGCAAGCCCGGCCGCCGCAACTCGTCGACGGCTGGGCCGTCGTCCCGTTCCTCACCACCCAGTTCCCGAAGGTGTACCCGAACCTCGATCCCAACGCGCTGCTGACGCCGCAAGCCGCGCTGCGCAACCGCGAGATCGCCGCGGCCGGTTGCGCCGCAACCCCTTTCAGCGCGCTGCTGCCCCGGCTCACCGCGCTCCCCGGCATGGGTGACTACTTCAAAGGCGACCCGCTCGCCGACCCAGCCTGGCGAAAAGCCTTCGAGGAGAACCGCGCACCGGACATGCCGCCGGGGATTCCGGTGTATCTGGCGCACGGTCTCGACGACGAACTGGTTCCGGCGAAATTCACCGCCGCGCTCGCGCAGCGCTACTGCGCGGCGGGCATCGACGTCACCACGCAGTGGAATCCCGGTGTCGGCCACGACAACGACAACGAGAAGGCCGTCGCCCCCAAGGTGCTCGACTGGTTCAGCGCTCGCCTGGCGGGTCAGTCCCCGCCCGGCACCTGTGGCCAGGCCCTGCCCGCCGGGCTCGCCGAACACTGA
- a CDS encoding NADPH-dependent FMN reductase, with protein MTENPVRLAVILGSTRAGRFGPTVADWFVRRAEQRTDVAVEFIDLAQDRLPAQMSHEPEPEEARALHSVGSRLTAADAFVIITPEYNHSYPAALKNAIDWHFTQWQAKPVGFVSYGGVSGGLRAVEHLRHVFAELHAVTVRDTVSFHGAAQLFDQTGELTEPAAAELAADQLLHQIVWWGTALRSARAERPYVA; from the coding sequence ATGACGGAGAATCCGGTTCGGCTGGCAGTGATCCTGGGTAGTACCCGGGCGGGGCGCTTCGGGCCGACGGTGGCCGACTGGTTCGTTCGGCGCGCCGAACAGCGGACCGACGTCGCGGTCGAGTTCATCGATCTGGCGCAGGATCGCTTGCCCGCGCAGATGTCGCACGAGCCCGAACCGGAAGAGGCGCGGGCGCTGCACTCCGTCGGGTCGCGGCTGACCGCGGCGGACGCGTTCGTCATCATCACGCCGGAGTACAACCACAGCTACCCGGCGGCACTGAAGAACGCGATCGACTGGCATTTCACCCAGTGGCAGGCCAAGCCGGTCGGATTCGTTTCCTACGGGGGTGTTTCCGGCGGCCTGCGTGCCGTGGAACATCTGCGGCACGTCTTCGCCGAACTACACGCGGTCACGGTGCGGGACACGGTGAGCTTCCACGGCGCGGCCCAACTCTTCGACCAGACAGGCGAACTCACCGAGCCCGCGGCGGCAGAGCTGGCCGCCGATCAGCTGCTCCACCAGATTGTCTGGTGGGGAACGGCTTTGCGCTCGGCCCGGGCCGAGCGCCCGTACGTCGCCTGA
- a CDS encoding AMP-binding protein — protein sequence MRPKILDLTAHEYAAHHPDEFIRSLMRWHFSEETGSPYWLHRARTLDFDPIAEVRTFEDFTRFPNVVNEFRDTPIEELIPRGLNGADREIAGVYESGGTTGAPKRFVMFDRWMDFALSWDEHHYAGLGTMNTLAVTPSGPHMFGEFAERRARRHHGVKFTIDLDPRWIKQMIGRGDTDNTERYAEHVIDQVAHILDTQSVGILVTTPPLLERIARRDDLVERVRKNVEFICWSGAHMDADSRALFREEIFPNIPLKGLYGSTTILGMSRERDEERPDGLPVFDPPSPYIAFRVIDPVTGADVEYGERGQVVMNHLSKYALIPNNVERDLAMKVEPPAPALGCSVADVGPVRTFDDTEVIEGVY from the coding sequence ATGCGACCCAAAATTCTGGATCTCACCGCCCACGAGTATGCGGCACACCATCCGGATGAATTCATCCGATCATTGATGAGGTGGCACTTCAGCGAGGAGACCGGGAGCCCGTACTGGCTGCACCGCGCCCGGACATTGGATTTCGATCCGATAGCCGAGGTGCGCACGTTCGAAGATTTCACCCGCTTTCCCAACGTTGTCAACGAGTTTCGCGATACCCCGATCGAAGAGTTGATTCCGCGCGGGCTGAACGGCGCGGACCGGGAGATCGCCGGGGTCTACGAGAGCGGCGGCACCACCGGCGCGCCGAAGCGGTTCGTCATGTTCGACCGGTGGATGGATTTCGCGCTGAGCTGGGACGAACATCACTACGCCGGCCTCGGCACGATGAACACGCTGGCCGTCACGCCCAGCGGGCCACACATGTTCGGCGAGTTCGCCGAACGTCGCGCACGCAGGCACCACGGGGTGAAGTTCACCATCGACCTCGACCCACGCTGGATAAAGCAGATGATCGGACGCGGTGACACCGACAACACCGAGCGCTACGCCGAACACGTGATCGACCAGGTCGCACACATCCTCGACACCCAATCCGTCGGAATTCTCGTCACCACACCGCCGCTGCTGGAGCGAATCGCCCGCCGCGACGACCTCGTGGAAAGAGTGCGCAAGAACGTCGAGTTCATCTGCTGGAGCGGCGCGCATATGGACGCGGATTCGCGCGCACTCTTCCGGGAAGAGATCTTCCCGAATATCCCGCTCAAAGGGCTTTACGGCAGTACCACCATTCTCGGCATGTCCCGGGAGCGAGACGAGGAACGCCCGGACGGGCTCCCGGTGTTCGATCCGCCGAGCCCCTACATCGCCTTTCGCGTCATCGATCCGGTCACCGGCGCCGATGTCGAGTACGGCGAGCGCGGGCAAGTCGTGATGAACCACCTCAGCAAATACGCACTGATCCCCAACAATGTCGAACGCGACCTGGCTATGAAAGTCGAACCGCCCGCACCCGCGCTGGGTTGTTCGGTCGCCGACGTCGGCCCGGTCCGGACCTTCGACGACACCGAGGTCATCGAGGGCGTGTACTGA
- a CDS encoding aldehyde dehydrogenase family protein, translating into MSEFIQIDALGPNGAYRSRERKPLTALSGKQIGEISQVPALYVRRTLAAMRKAPVLPAADRFDVLERAAELFQHGEIDGLGPADYARLVSLASGVPLAVVQQSVQWVADVLREQRDTMELAMPKGAVGDWQDPQTLHGSAVWTRRGDLFAVHAAGNTPAVHGLWPEALAMGYKVAVRPSTREPFTAVRLVSALRAAGMPPALLTLLPTDYAAADIIVDEADFAIVYGGQDVVEKYGASSRVLTQGPGRSKVLVTADVDWREKIELIAGSVSHLGGTACTCTTAVLVEGDPEPLARALAAELAKIASLPAHDPAAILTVQPIDSARATDRYLHRVAGAARPLLGGDTIVDELPTGGAVLRPAVHLVDRSDAPQLDVELAFPCVWVGPWSPLDGVAPLRNSLVLTAMTHRRSLIDALLDEPSITNLYLGDNPTTWLRPGVPHDGYLGEFLMRTKGMIRSQ; encoded by the coding sequence ATGAGCGAGTTCATCCAGATCGACGCCCTCGGCCCGAACGGCGCCTATCGATCCCGCGAACGCAAGCCACTGACGGCGTTGTCCGGCAAGCAGATCGGCGAGATCAGCCAGGTACCCGCGTTGTACGTCAGACGCACCCTCGCGGCCATGCGCAAGGCGCCGGTGCTACCCGCCGCCGACCGCTTCGACGTGCTGGAACGGGCTGCGGAACTGTTCCAGCACGGTGAGATCGACGGACTCGGGCCGGCCGACTACGCGCGTCTGGTGTCCCTCGCCTCCGGCGTGCCGCTGGCCGTCGTGCAGCAGTCGGTGCAGTGGGTCGCCGACGTGCTGCGCGAGCAACGCGACACCATGGAACTCGCCATGCCGAAGGGCGCGGTGGGCGACTGGCAGGATCCGCAGACCCTGCACGGCTCCGCGGTGTGGACCCGGCGCGGTGATCTCTTCGCCGTCCACGCCGCCGGGAATACGCCTGCGGTACACGGCCTTTGGCCTGAGGCGCTGGCGATGGGCTACAAGGTCGCGGTGCGGCCGTCGACCCGTGAGCCGTTCACCGCCGTCCGCCTGGTCAGCGCGTTGCGCGCGGCCGGGATGCCACCGGCCCTGCTCACCCTGCTGCCCACCGACTACGCGGCTGCCGACATCATCGTCGACGAAGCGGACTTCGCGATCGTGTACGGCGGACAGGACGTGGTCGAAAAGTACGGTGCCAGTTCGCGAGTACTCACCCAGGGGCCGGGCCGATCCAAGGTTCTGGTTACCGCAGACGTGGACTGGCGCGAGAAGATCGAGCTGATCGCAGGCTCGGTAAGCCATCTCGGCGGCACCGCATGCACCTGCACCACCGCCGTGCTCGTCGAGGGCGACCCCGAACCGCTGGCCAGGGCGCTCGCCGCCGAGCTGGCCAAAATAGCGAGCCTGCCCGCGCACGACCCGGCGGCCATCCTCACCGTGCAGCCCATCGACTCGGCCCGCGCCACCGATCGGTACCTGCACCGGGTCGCGGGTGCGGCCCGGCCCCTGCTCGGCGGCGACACCATCGTCGACGAATTGCCCACCGGCGGCGCGGTGCTGCGGCCCGCTGTGCATCTCGTGGACCGCAGCGACGCCCCACAGCTCGATGTCGAACTCGCTTTCCCCTGTGTGTGGGTGGGCCCTTGGTCGCCGTTGGACGGCGTTGCACCGCTGCGCAATTCCCTGGTGCTGACGGCAATGACGCACCGGCGCAGTCTGATCGACGCGCTGCTCGACGAACCGTCGATCACCAATCTCTACCTGGGCGACAACCCGACCACATGGCTGCGTCCCGGAGTACCGCACGACGGCTATCTCGGCGAGTTCCTCATGCGCACGAAAGGAATGATCCGGTCGCAGTGA